The genomic stretch tttttctttttttttctcagcctcataatagcTTCTTGACTGTCATTAACGTGACTCTGGTGACATACGcaataacagattccaaaggcaatcaaaggcctagaatcaagactagatactgaaagctttcttatacctgcattaaagaAGCAAATAAGTACACATGACTAATAaagagctgagaagccaactctCCAATCACTTTTggccccctaaaatggagggactttaaataaaaattgatgTAATTCATACATGAATCGCCCAATATGGATttaaatggcctcaaattagaGGTGACAGTTTGTACTTTGacctcatattcatagtttcctttcaaatccaatgtgctggagtacagagccaaaagaacagaaattctaCCActttccaaatacttacagtctgcactgtaagtctgataaatatttaatattgtaggTGAAAACTAGAAAGGTGAAATTGTGAACTTGTGGGTAGAGGAACAGATGGATGCAgagaagggcagcctgtagggtaatggttaaggtacatgactgggacctggaagattgctggttcaagccccagtgtaggcacaataagatcagtgcagctgttgggccctcgggCACAgccctaaaccctgcattgctccaggggctaAATTACATATTATAAATTGTTATATTATAGAAGGTGAAATGGAggacagagaaacaaacactcATTTAggcagtttattattattattttttattgttttttagtGTCTCTCTAACACTAGGACACATAATACACAAAAATAGTCATGTGATCCACAGAAatgacagtaaaaataaatctgtttatATTTAGTAAGCACATAAAGCAGATAATTGTTACAGATTGCTGAAAGTCCTTTTATTTCTTTACtgatttcattttccttttttattattttgtatttctcttctttattgtgtgtgtgcattggatTGAATCACAGTTCTAAGCAGTCAAAGCAGATGTTAGTCACAGTAAATGCTGTTGTAGCAGAATCTAATACATGGGCAATGGACCACCCCACCAGGCCCTTTGGATGGAAGTGCTTCCAGTTATCCTGCTCTGTAGGGTCGTCAGGAGGTTGCAGCACGCTGCCTATCCAGAGAACCCGTGCTCCGTGTAGAGTTTTCCCAGGTCGGTTATTACCACGGCCATCACCCTCTTGAAGGCATCCTGCGCTGCCTTATCTACCTTCTTCTCATCCATCATCTTCACAAGGACCCCAGTGATCAGCTGCGAGAGACGGACGGGAGAGAGGTGCGTCACAAGTGTCTCCTATGGGTGATATTATGCTGATGCTATGCTAATATTAGTGGGAGGGTAAGGaggactgagagactgagaaaaTCAGAgggtcagagagggagagagagtgagagagggagagagttaggGGAGGAAAGTGTGTAGCTCTTACGTCGAAGTTGTTCAGTTTGATCTTGTGCACTGTGGCGTGTGTTTTGCCCATGGGCTTCAGGGCACTAGCGTGGGCCCCCTTGGCATTCAGCAGTTCACTCAGCTTCTGCAGCACTATTTCCCCATGGGCTGCCACTGCGGCATTACCTGCCAGTTCACCTGGTGGTATTTTCTCAAACCTGGGAAACAGCCCTTGGGTTTCTGGGTGAGTTTGGAACAGACTGGGGATAGACCAGACAGTGTTTCACTGTCACAAACATTTATAATTCTGACATTATAATAGGAATActcttttattaatttgttatcTAGtaatttttgctttgttttttgattATGAATTCAGATTTGTTTTGTTGGGTTGTCAGCGGAGTACAGTTTGTTGTAAAACATGATTGTGCTTTGGCAAC from Conger conger chromosome 2, fConCon1.1, whole genome shotgun sequence encodes the following:
- the mb gene encoding myoglobin; protein product: MTDFDLALQAFAPIGVDKRMSGGEVLTRLFQTHPETQGLFPRFEKIPPGELAGNAAVAAHGEIVLQKLSELLNAKGAHASALKPMGKTHATVHKIKLNNFDLITGVLVKMMDEKKVDKAAQDAFKRVMAVVITDLGKLYTEHGFSG